The following nucleotide sequence is from Pseudoclavibacter endophyticus.
CCTCGGTCGGCAGCGAGTCGAGGTCGCCATGATGCGCACCCCGGATGGTCACGGGCGCCTCGAACTCTCGCGCTTCATCGAACCCGAGATCGTCGCCGACAACCGGAGGGCCCCGGTGAACGCGCTCGGGTATCTGCGCGTCATGTTCGAGGTCGACGACCTCGACGACGTGCTCGAGCGGGCGACCGCACGCGGCGCCGAACTCGTGAGCGACGGGGTCGTGCAGTTCGAGCACGTTTACCGGCTCTGTTATGTCCGCGGCCCGGAGGGAATCCTCATCGGGCTGGCACAGAGCACGCGGGAGCCTGCGTCGTCGTCGACGGAGTGAACGCCCGACTCAGACCGCCTGCGGCGAGGCCGTGCTGCTCGATCACCCCGAACACGGGTGCGAGCGCGCGTCCCGTCCAGAGCGTCAGTCGTGCTTCGCCAGCAGCTTCTCGATCAGCAACACCAGCAGTTGCTTCTCGATGTCGGTGAGCGCGTTGAACCACTCGCGTTCGAAGGCGAGGTGCTCGGTGTAGCTCTGGCGGATCTTGGCCTCGCCGAGCGGCGTCAGCTCCACCGTCACGGAGCGTGCGTCGTCGGTCGAGGCCTCCTTCGTCACGAGCCCGTCGTCGACGCTGCGCTTGAGGGCCGCCGAGACGGTCGCGCGGCTCATGTTCGTCATGGCCGTGACCCGGTGCGACGGCAGGGGGCCCATAACCCACAGCGTGATGCAGATGCGGTACGAGGCGTGCGACCACCCGGCGGGCTTGTACACCTCGCGGTGCGAGTCGTCGAGCATCGTCTGCCCGAGGCGCCGCGCGAGCAGGCTGAGCTTCGGCGTCAACGGGTCGACTTCGATGCCCTCCTCGATGGCCTTCACGGCGACGAGATCGGCGAAGGTCGGGAACTGCTGGCCGAGCCCGCCGGGCCCGACCTCAGTGATCGCGTCGCTCACGGCTTGGCCTGTTCACCCGCCGGCACGAATCGCGTGACGGTCACGAGTTCGGTGAACGCGTCGATGCCCGGCTTTCCGCCCTCGCGTCCGATGCCGCTCTGTTTCGCGCCCCCGAACGGCACGGCAGGGCTCGGCATGCCGAGCCCGTTGACCCATACCATGCCCGATTCGATGCCCGGCACCACCTTGGCGAGGAAGGCGTCGTCGCGTGACCACACGGTCGCCCCGAGCCCGAACGGGGTCGCATTCGCCAGCTCGATCACCTCTGCGGCGGTCGCGAACGGGATCACCGGCAGCACCGGCCCGAACTGCTCCTCGTCGACGACGGCCATGCCGCTCCGGGCGCCCGCCACGATCGTGGGGTGGGCGACGAACGCGGTCGCTTTTGTGCGCTCGCCGGCGAACGCGAGCTCGGCATCCGCGCTCGCCTCCGTGATCAGCCGATCGATCGTGTCGAACTGCGCTTCGGTCGTGAGCACCGGCACGGTCGCGTCGGGGTCGAAGGGATGCCCGACTCGCGCCGACGAGGCCAGCTCGACGAGGCGCGCGGTCACCTCGTCGGCGATCGACTCGTGGGCGTACACGCGCTTTGCGGCGACGCACGCCTGCCCGCTCGAACCGAACGCGCTGCGGTAGATGAGCGGCACGACCTCGTCGAGGTCGGCGCCCGGCCCCACGATGGCGGGGTCGTTGCCGCCGAGCTCGAGCTGTACGCGCGTGAGATTGGCGGCGGCCGAGCGCATGATCGCCTTGCCGACCGGCACACTGCCCGTGAACGACACGATCGCCACGTCGGGTGACGATGAGAGCGCCGGCCCGGAAGCGTCATCGCCTGCCACGAGATTCACCCATCCGGCGGGCACGACCTCGGCGATCGCCTCGGCGAGTCGCATGAGCGACAGCGGCGTGGCGGGCGATGGCTTGCCGACGAGCGTGTTGCCGGTCGCGAGCGCCGCGCCGATCTTGTTGGCCATCATGAGCACCGGCATGTTGAACGGCGTGATGGCGGCGACGACGCCGAGCGGGCGGCGCACGAGCTCGGTGGTGTGCGTGCCCGTGCTCGCGAGCACCTCCGTCTCGGGCGTGACGCCCGCCCAGTAGCGGAATGAACCGGCGACGGCTCCGGCCTCCATGGTCGCGGAGCGGAGCAGCTTACCGTTCTCGAACGCGATGATCGCGGCCAGCTCGTCGGCGATCGCCTCGGCGCGGTCGGCCATTGCGAGCAGCACCTCGGCGCGCCGCTCGGCCGAGCCGAGCCCGCTCGGGTCGTCCTTGCCGGCCCGGAAGGCGGCGGCCGCCGCCGTGACGGCCTCGAGCATCCCGTCGGCATCGACGGCGCGGTAGTCGACCGAGCGCGCGCGGTCCCACGGAGCCGTGACACGAGCTGCGACGGTGCCCTCGACGAGCGCGCCATCAATGAGGTGGGCGCTCCGCTCCGCGACTGCGGCGGCGAGCCGGTGAGCGCCCTCGGGGGAGAAGAGCTCGGCGGCCCCGGCCGGCGCGGGTGCCGTGCCTGCGGAGCCGGGCTTGGGGGAGGCGGTGCCGGTCATGGGAGCGATCCTTCCAGTTTGGTCACGAAGTGCTCAGCCATGGCGAGCACCGTGAGGTGGGTGTTCGCGCTCGCGACCGTCGGCATCGACGAGGCGTCGATGACGCGCAGCCCCTCCACGCCGTAGACGCGGCAGTCGGCGTCGAGCACGGCGCCCTCCGAGCCCTCGGCACCCATGGGTGCGGTGCCGCTGAGGTGCATCGTGTCTTTCACGGTGGCGACGATCTCGTCGTCGGTTTGCGGCATATTGGGCTCGCCCGTCATGATCGCGGCGAACGCCTCGTGGTCCATGAGCGAGCGCGCCCGTTGCAGGCCGTCGCGCATGCGGTCGAGATCGGCCTGCGACGAGAGGAAGTCGAGCTCGAAGTGCGGCTCCACGTGCGGGTCGGCCGACCGCAGCGACATGGTGCCGCGCGACGCGGGCGACTGCAGCGACACGGCGATGCCGGCGGTCTCGCGCCCGAACCAGTAGTTGTGGTTGGTCGCGAGCAGCATCATGTCGGCCTGGCGGCCGAGGCCCGACGTGTAACGCACAACGATGTTCGTCGGGCGGTTGCCGACCGACGTCTGCGCGGTCGGAACGACCGGCACCTCGACGAACGTGACGGCGTGGTCCTGCGCGCCCCTCGCGACCGGCAGGTCGACGCGCACCTCGATGCCGTGGGGGGTGAGCTCGTCGCGCGGTCCGATGCCCGAGCGAAGGAGGATGGCCGGCGAGAAGGTCGAACCGGCGCACAACACGACCTCGCGCCCCGCCTCGAGCTCGCGCCCGTCGTCGAGCACGACGCCGACGGCGCGGTCGCCGCGGAACAATACCCGGTCGACGAGCGTGTCGCCGACGATCGTCAGGCCCGGGCGCTCGCGCGCGGGCTCGAGGTACGAGTGGTTCGTCGACACGCGAAGCCCGTCCCGGATGTTCATGGCCGTCGGCGAGATGCCCTCCGATCCCGGCGCGTTGTGATCGGGGTGCCATGCGTAGCCCGCGGCGAGCGCGGCGTCGCGCATCGCGAGGTCGACTCCGCCCCACCCCGACTCGGGCTCGCGGTACACGGGGGTCGGCCCGCCGGTGCCGTGATACGGCTTATCGCCGAAGTCGTGGTCGTCCTCGATGCGGCAGAAGGCCTCGAGCATGGGGCCGGGGCCCCAGCCGGTGGCGCCGAGGCGTTCCCACTCACGAAAGTCATCCTCGACACCGCGGATCGCGTAGAGCCCGTTGATGGTGGAGCTGCCGCCGAGCCCGCGGCCGCGGCGGTACTGGAACGGCTCCTGCCCTCGGGCACGGCGAGCGGTCGTTTCATGCCAGTAGAACTCAGGGTTCAGGTAGTTCTTGGGCGCCTCAAGCGCGAGGCCGAGCCCCTTCGTGCGGTCGAGGAACTCCTTCGGCGTGTCTGCCGTGCGGAAGTCGGGCCCCGCCTCGATCAGCAGCACGGAGATGGCGGGGTTCTCCGTGAGCCGCCCCGCGATGAGCGCCCCCGCAGATCCTGCGCCGACCACGATGTAGTCCCATTCGGCCATATGCACCGGCTCCCTTGCCCGTCGGAGATGCTCTGTGCTGCGGGCCGGCGCGCGGGGCGCGGCCTCGCAGCAAATGCTGGAGTGTCGGCCTCATCGCCCGACGCTCACATCGTGACCAACTCACCCGATTTTGTCAATTGATATGTCAATTCAGCAGCGAATTATGCAGAGTCGGGCCGCGCGTCGCGGCGGGGCTCGAGGCGTGGCGCCGGCCTCAAATGGCTCGACATCGACGTACTTCGGCGAGAAAACACCGACGAAGTCGGACGATCGTCCAGCGATGCCACGGGTACGGATGCGAGACCGGAGGCATCGAGGCGTCAATCCACGTCCCCCGTTTTGTTGCGCACTTGACAAAATTTGTCGGGGCAGACACGCTGTTCCGCGAGACCGGTTCGCAGACGAATCGGCCCCCCTCCGAGCGTTCATCCCGATTGGATCTGCAATGAAGCACTCCCGAACTGCCAAGCGCGTCGCCGTCACCGGCGTCGCCATGACCAGCATCGCCCTGCTCGCCGCCTGCGGCAGCGGCGGCGGCGCACCCGCCGCCGACGGCGAGCTTGACCTGTCGCCTCTCCAGATCTCGGCCGAGCAGGAAGCCGAGCTCACCGCGCTCTACGACGCGGCGATGGAGTCGGGCAACAACGAGATCACGGTCTACGCGGGCCATCACGACGAGTTCCGTGAGATCTACACCCAGTTCGAGGAGCGCTTCCCCGGCCTCACGATCGTGCCCGAGACCCTCGTCGGGGCCGAGCTCCAGACCGCCCTTGAAGCCGAGCGCGACACGGGCCAGCACAATGTCGACGTCATCTCGAACCCGAACGCCGACCGGTACGCCGAGCAGGGATTCTCGGAGGAGTTCAAGCCGGCGACCTACGTGTCGCCCGAGTGGGCCGATGGGCGCATCGCACAAGACCAGTTCGAAGACCCAGCCGGCTTCTACCACTCGCCGTGGGCGCTGCTGTTCTCGTCGGGCTACAACACCGAGACGATGGACGAAGCCGACCTTCCGGCGAACTGGCCCGACTTCGCCGACCCGAAGTACGCCGACCAGGTCACGTTCATGACGCCGTCGACACCGGGCGGCATGCAGACGGTGCTCTCGATCCTGCTGCAGAGCGACCTTGTCGACGAGGACTGGCTGCGCACCGTCGCGGCGCAGTCGCGCATCGTGGCTCAGGACCAGCTGGCGCTCCAGTCGGTGAGCTCTGGTGAGTACGGAATCGACCTCACCTCGGCCGCAACGAGCATCCGGAAGGCCGTCAACGACGGTGCTCCGGTCGATCTGCACATGCTCGAGAACCCCGTCGTCGCGACCGAGAAGTGGATGCTCGCGGCGAACGCGCCGAGCTCGGACGGCGGCAAGCTGTTCCTCAGCTACCTGTTCACCTATGAGGCGCAGGAGCAGGCCCTCGTGACCGGGAACTTCCCGCTCAACCAGCACGAGGACCTCGAGTCGCCCTACGGCTGGCCCGCCATCGAGGAGATCGACTTCGTGCACCTGCCGTCGCAGTCGACGATGCGCGAAGAGATCGACAACAACCAGGACCTGTTCCAGGAGATCACGGCCTCCTAGCGACGGCCTCCTGCGACGGACGCCGACCGCGTCGCGCCGTTCACCACCACCACCACATTCAGGGGGACAACCATGTCCAATGTCGAAGCGCTTGCCGCGCGTCTCGAATCACTCGAGTCGAAGGTCGACGCACTCACCTCAGCCCAGGAGGTCCAGCAGCTGCAGCAGAAGTACCTGCGCGACCTTTCGGACCGCAACTGGGACGGCGTCGCCGAGGCGTACGCCGACGACGCGGTCTGCGACATCCGCCAGCACGGCGTGCACCGCGGGATCGACGAGATCAGGGCGATGTTCGCGAGCGACCTCAGCCCGGTCGTGAAGAGCAAGGACGCCTACATGCTCTCGTCGCCGCAGATCACGGTTGACGGCGACACGGCGTACGGCGAGTACGTGTGGCACCGCTTCGTGTGCGAGTTCCGCACGTCGTTCGGCATGCAGCGCATCTGGGGCCCGTGGTCGGAGGGCATCTACAAGGTGCACTACCGCCGGATCGACGGCGTGTGGAAGATCGCCGACCTGTGGACTCGCGTGATCCGCCCGGACCACGACGACGAAATCGCGAATCTGCCTGAGGGCGCCGTTATCGGCGGTGGCTTCGTGCAGCCCGCCGGAAGGTAGTCGTCCGACATGACGGTGCTTCGACAGATCGGGCGCTACCTCAGCAACCCGCAGGTGATCATCGCCCTGCTGTGCCTCGTCTGCTTCGTCGGCCCGGCGGCGATGATCGTGCTGGGAGCGTTTCAGACCGAGATGTTCGGTGGCCGCGGCCAGTTCACCGTCGAGGCATTCGTCGACGTCCTCACCTCGTCGCGCGTGCACTCGGTCGCCATCACGACCGTCGGAATGGGGGTGGCGGTCATCGCGGTCTCGACGACCGTCGCCCTCTTCTTCACCGCGGTCTACGCCAAGACGCGCACACCGCTGCGCAACGCGATCCCCGTTGTCATGTTCATCCTCGTGGCGACACCTGGACTGTTCTTCGCCATCGCGTGGGGCCTGCTCGGCAACCCGAACATCGGGCTCGTCAACGAGGCGCTCGGGGCCCTGTTCGGTGACGGCGGTCGCATCGTGAACGCCGAGTCGTGGTGGGGGATCGTCCTCGTCTCGGCCATCAAGCTCATCGGCCTGCAGTTCTTCCTGCTCCTCGGCCCCTTCCTCGCGCTCGACAAATCGCTCGAAGAGTCGGCGCGCATGAGTGGGGCCGGGCCGCTTCGCACGTTCTTCCAGATGGAGATCCCGATCCTCGCGCCCGCCATCACCGGCGCCATGATCCTCGGCTTCGTCCTGTTCCTCGAATCATTCGACGCGCCGCAGATCCTCGGTGTGCCGGCCGGCATCTTCGTCGTGCCGACCGAGATCTACCAATTCCTGTCGGCGTCGACCGGTCCCCGGTACGGTCACGCGAGCGCCATGTCGATCCTGCTCATGGTGATCCTGCTGCTCCTCGTGTTCGTGCAGATGCGGGTGCTCGGGCGCCGCTCGTACGTCACCGTCGGCGGCAAGGAGTCGCGCGCGCTGCGTCGCGACGTCGGGCCGTGGAAGTGGCTGTTCACGGGGCTCGTCGTGGGCTTCGGCCTGCTGACGGTCGCGCTGCCCATGTACCAGCTGATCCTCGTGTCGCTCTCGCCGTTCCTCGGCGCCACGAGCGGGTACAGCCTGGCGAACTTCGAAGCCGTGGTGAACAACGACCGCATGATGCAGGCGCTCGGCAACTCGCTCGGGGTCGCCGCCTTTGGCGCGTTGCTCGCGATGACGGCGTCGGTCGGCCTC
It contains:
- a CDS encoding VOC family protein; this translates as MSIRLHNVGIVVEDLTAVTEFFTHLGLELEGRAMTEGEWAGRVTGLGRQRVEVAMMRTPDGHGRLELSRFIEPEIVADNRRAPVNALGYLRVMFEVDDLDDVLERATARGAELVSDGVVQFEHVYRLCYVRGPEGILIGLAQSTREPASSSTE
- a CDS encoding MarR family winged helix-turn-helix transcriptional regulator, coding for MSDAITEVGPGGLGQQFPTFADLVAVKAIEEGIEVDPLTPKLSLLARRLGQTMLDDSHREVYKPAGWSHASYRICITLWVMGPLPSHRVTAMTNMSRATVSAALKRSVDDGLVTKEASTDDARSVTVELTPLGEAKIRQSYTEHLAFEREWFNALTDIEKQLLVLLIEKLLAKHD
- a CDS encoding aldehyde dehydrogenase family protein, with the protein product MTGTASPKPGSAGTAPAPAGAAELFSPEGAHRLAAAVAERSAHLIDGALVEGTVAARVTAPWDRARSVDYRAVDADGMLEAVTAAAAAFRAGKDDPSGLGSAERRAEVLLAMADRAEAIADELAAIIAFENGKLLRSATMEAGAVAGSFRYWAGVTPETEVLASTGTHTTELVRRPLGVVAAITPFNMPVLMMANKIGAALATGNTLVGKPSPATPLSLMRLAEAIAEVVPAGWVNLVAGDDASGPALSSSPDVAIVSFTGSVPVGKAIMRSAAANLTRVQLELGGNDPAIVGPGADLDEVVPLIYRSAFGSSGQACVAAKRVYAHESIADEVTARLVELASSARVGHPFDPDATVPVLTTEAQFDTIDRLITEASADAELAFAGERTKATAFVAHPTIVAGARSGMAVVDEEQFGPVLPVIPFATAAEVIELANATPFGLGATVWSRDDAFLAKVVPGIESGMVWVNGLGMPSPAVPFGGAKQSGIGREGGKPGIDAFTELVTVTRFVPAGEQAKP
- a CDS encoding GMC family oxidoreductase codes for the protein MAEWDYIVVGAGSAGALIAGRLTENPAISVLLIEAGPDFRTADTPKEFLDRTKGLGLALEAPKNYLNPEFYWHETTARRARGQEPFQYRRGRGLGGSSTINGLYAIRGVEDDFREWERLGATGWGPGPMLEAFCRIEDDHDFGDKPYHGTGGPTPVYREPESGWGGVDLAMRDAALAAGYAWHPDHNAPGSEGISPTAMNIRDGLRVSTNHSYLEPARERPGLTIVGDTLVDRVLFRGDRAVGVVLDDGRELEAGREVVLCAGSTFSPAILLRSGIGPRDELTPHGIEVRVDLPVARGAQDHAVTFVEVPVVPTAQTSVGNRPTNIVVRYTSGLGRQADMMLLATNHNYWFGRETAGIAVSLQSPASRGTMSLRSADPHVEPHFELDFLSSQADLDRMRDGLQRARSLMDHEAFAAIMTGEPNMPQTDDEIVATVKDTMHLSGTAPMGAEGSEGAVLDADCRVYGVEGLRVIDASSMPTVASANTHLTVLAMAEHFVTKLEGSLP
- a CDS encoding ABC transporter substrate-binding protein → MKHSRTAKRVAVTGVAMTSIALLAACGSGGGAPAADGELDLSPLQISAEQEAELTALYDAAMESGNNEITVYAGHHDEFREIYTQFEERFPGLTIVPETLVGAELQTALEAERDTGQHNVDVISNPNADRYAEQGFSEEFKPATYVSPEWADGRIAQDQFEDPAGFYHSPWALLFSSGYNTETMDEADLPANWPDFADPKYADQVTFMTPSTPGGMQTVLSILLQSDLVDEDWLRTVAAQSRIVAQDQLALQSVSSGEYGIDLTSAATSIRKAVNDGAPVDLHMLENPVVATEKWMLAANAPSSDGGKLFLSYLFTYEAQEQALVTGNFPLNQHEDLESPYGWPAIEEIDFVHLPSQSTMREEIDNNQDLFQEITAS
- a CDS encoding nuclear transport factor 2 family protein, whose amino-acid sequence is MSNVEALAARLESLESKVDALTSAQEVQQLQQKYLRDLSDRNWDGVAEAYADDAVCDIRQHGVHRGIDEIRAMFASDLSPVVKSKDAYMLSSPQITVDGDTAYGEYVWHRFVCEFRTSFGMQRIWGPWSEGIYKVHYRRIDGVWKIADLWTRVIRPDHDDEIANLPEGAVIGGGFVQPAGR
- a CDS encoding ABC transporter permease, whose translation is MTVLRQIGRYLSNPQVIIALLCLVCFVGPAAMIVLGAFQTEMFGGRGQFTVEAFVDVLTSSRVHSVAITTVGMGVAVIAVSTTVALFFTAVYAKTRTPLRNAIPVVMFILVATPGLFFAIAWGLLGNPNIGLVNEALGALFGDGGRIVNAESWWGIVLVSAIKLIGLQFFLLLGPFLALDKSLEESARMSGAGPLRTFFQMEIPILAPAITGAMILGFVLFLESFDAPQILGVPAGIFVVPTEIYQFLSASTGPRYGHASAMSILLMVILLLLVFVQMRVLGRRSYVTVGGKESRALRRDVGPWKWLFTGLVVGFGLLTVALPMYQLILVSLSPFLGATSGYSLANFEAVVNNDRMMQALGNSLGVAAFGALLAMTASVGLTWAARFRTGALSRFIEFSQWLGLAMPGLILALGVLWFFLKVPGLSTFYGTPVIMIFAMFIAVIPLAGRTTSAAMAQIPKSLEEAAWVSGASKYRAIWDVIVRLMLPSIVSGWVLCFVVLCGVLSTPLVLSAPRSYYFSVEIYSRYVEGAAPTSAAASLLLIGVFIAIGAVALAIAAILRRRANAASPAAVAAQADPDPSTQVIAAREAVKAGADGSSPTRTK